One Sphingomicrobium sp. XHP0239 DNA segment encodes these proteins:
- a CDS encoding lipoprotein, protein MVRLVALTLIVASLAACGQKPPERPDRRANERLDSIEARLDAAEIADPTPPTDPAVTE, encoded by the coding sequence ATGGTTCGCCTCGTCGCCCTGACGCTGATCGTCGCATCGCTCGCCGCCTGTGGACAGAAGCCGCCCGAGCGGCCCGACCGTCGCGCGAACGAACGTCTGGACAGCATCGAGGCGCGTCTCGATGCCGCCGAAATCGCCGATCCCACGCCGCCGACCGACCCTGCCGTCACCGAATGA
- the groES gene encoding co-chaperone GroES, producing the protein MAFKPLHDRVLVRRVEADEKTAGGIIIPDSAKEKPQEGEVVAVGSGTRSEDGKITPLDVSAGDKILFGKWSGTEVKIDGEDLIIMKESDILGIVS; encoded by the coding sequence ATGGCTTTCAAACCGCTTCACGACCGTGTTCTCGTCCGCCGTGTCGAGGCCGACGAAAAGACCGCCGGGGGAATCATCATCCCCGACAGTGCCAAGGAAAAGCCGCAGGAAGGCGAAGTCGTCGCCGTGGGCTCGGGCACCCGTTCCGAAGACGGCAAGATCACCCCGCTCGACGTGAGCGCCGGCGACAAGATCCTGTTCGGCAAATGGTCGGGCACCGAGGTCAAGATCGACGGCGAAGACCTTATCATCATGAAGGAAAGCGACATCCTCGGGATCGTCTCCTAA
- the metF gene encoding methylenetetrahydrofolate reductase [NAD(P)H], whose product MTDTTADAPKPLFERPSGDIDVSFEFFPPKTDKMQDRLWESVERLAPLAPRFVSVTYGAGGSTRERTHETVKRIVDETDLTPAAHLTCVAATREEVDAVARDYWEAGVRHIVALRGDPPSEGATFAPHPDGYANAVELVEGLKKVADFDVSVAAYPECHPEALSFDADLDHLLRKIDAGASRAISQFFFDPEPFFRLRDALAARGREIELVPGILPVSNVAQTQKFAGMCGANIPDWMARRFVGLDDTPRERELVAATIAAELCGQLYAGGVRHFHFYTLNRAELSFAICRLLGVSPK is encoded by the coding sequence ATGACCGATACGACTGCCGATGCCCCCAAACCCCTGTTCGAGCGCCCGTCGGGCGACATCGACGTCAGCTTCGAATTCTTCCCGCCCAAGACCGACAAGATGCAGGACCGCTTGTGGGAATCGGTCGAGCGTCTGGCCCCGCTGGCGCCGCGTTTCGTGTCGGTGACGTACGGTGCGGGGGGATCGACCCGCGAACGGACGCACGAAACGGTCAAGCGGATCGTCGATGAAACCGACCTGACGCCCGCGGCGCACCTCACCTGCGTCGCGGCCACGCGGGAGGAGGTCGATGCCGTCGCGCGCGACTATTGGGAAGCGGGCGTGCGGCACATCGTCGCCCTGCGCGGTGACCCGCCGTCCGAGGGCGCGACGTTCGCCCCCCATCCGGACGGCTACGCGAACGCGGTCGAGCTGGTCGAAGGCCTGAAGAAGGTGGCGGACTTCGACGTGTCGGTCGCCGCCTACCCCGAATGCCATCCCGAGGCGCTGAGCTTCGATGCCGACCTCGATCATCTGCTGCGCAAGATCGACGCGGGGGCGAGCCGCGCGATCAGCCAGTTCTTCTTCGATCCCGAACCCTTCTTCCGGCTGCGCGATGCGCTCGCCGCGCGCGGCCGCGAGATCGAACTGGTCCCCGGCATCCTGCCCGTTTCCAACGTCGCACAGACCCAGAAATTCGCCGGGATGTGCGGCGCGAACATTCCCGACTGGATGGCCAGACGGTTCGTCGGACTGGACGACACCCCGCGCGAGCGCGAACTGGTCGCGGCGACGATCGCGGCCGAACTGTGCGGACAGCTTTATGCCGGCGGCGTCCGTCACTTCCATTTCTACACCTTGAACCGAGCGGAGTTGAGCTTCGCCATCTGCCGCCTGCTGGGAGTGAGCCCCAAATGA
- a CDS encoding ArsR/SmtB family transcription factor, whose product MDILNTFQALGEESRLRILLLVREMELTVGEIALALGQSQPRVSRHLKILDEAALVKRRKEGAWTFVEPRIAIDDPLYELVEGGLAGALARSVEADAKRLEAIRIERAETASRWFAQRAEQWDLLRGLHADEEEIEAAMADLLKGRPLGRLVDIGTGTGRMLELFAPGASQAIGIDRSPDMLRLARVRLDVAETETSLRQGDMFALPLADESADTVIVHQVLHFAHQPRAAIDEAARILAPGGRLLLVDFEAHDREELRRDHGHQRLGFATDSIRGMVKLAGLKPARPVRIEGELNVMLWAADRPRAAREKAA is encoded by the coding sequence ATGGACATCCTCAACACCTTCCAGGCGCTGGGCGAGGAAAGCCGCCTGCGCATCCTGCTGCTCGTGCGCGAAATGGAATTGACGGTGGGCGAGATCGCGCTGGCGCTCGGCCAGAGCCAGCCGCGCGTGTCGCGCCACCTAAAGATTCTCGACGAGGCCGCGCTGGTCAAGCGGCGCAAGGAGGGGGCTTGGACGTTCGTCGAGCCGCGGATCGCGATCGACGATCCGCTGTACGAACTGGTCGAAGGCGGGCTCGCGGGGGCCCTGGCCCGATCGGTCGAGGCCGACGCGAAACGTCTGGAAGCGATTCGGATCGAACGCGCGGAAACCGCCAGCCGCTGGTTCGCGCAGCGTGCCGAACAATGGGACCTCCTTCGCGGCCTGCATGCCGACGAGGAGGAGATCGAGGCGGCGATGGCCGATCTTCTCAAGGGCCGACCGCTGGGCCGGCTTGTCGACATCGGCACCGGGACGGGGCGGATGCTCGAACTGTTCGCCCCCGGCGCGAGCCAGGCGATCGGCATCGACCGTTCGCCCGACATGCTGCGGCTGGCGCGCGTGCGGCTCGACGTAGCCGAGACCGAGACGAGTCTTCGTCAAGGTGACATGTTCGCGCTGCCGCTCGCCGATGAAAGCGCCGACACGGTGATCGTGCATCAGGTCCTGCACTTCGCGCACCAGCCCCGCGCCGCGATCGACGAAGCGGCCCGCATCCTTGCACCCGGCGGGCGCCTGCTGCTGGTCGATTTCGAGGCGCACGACCGCGAGGAACTCCGCCGCGATCATGGCCATCAGCGGCTGGGTTTCGCGACCGACAGCATCCGCGGCATGGTCAAGCTGGCGGGTCTCAAACCCGCGCGGCCCGTGCGGATCGAGGGAGAATTGAACGTCATGCTGTGGGCGGCCGACCGGCCGCGCGCGGCCCGGGAGAAAGCCGCATGA
- the groL gene encoding chaperonin GroEL (60 kDa chaperone family; promotes refolding of misfolded polypeptides especially under stressful conditions; forms two stacked rings of heptamers to form a barrel-shaped 14mer; ends can be capped by GroES; misfolded proteins enter the barrel where they are refolded when GroES binds) encodes MAAKDVKFSRDARERIMKGVDILADAVKVTLGPKGRNVVIEKSFGAPRITKDGVSVAKEIELKDKFENMGAQMLREVASKTNDIAGDGTTTATVLAQSIVKEGMKSVSAGMNPMDLKRGIDLAVTKVVADLKDRSKPVSGNEEIAQVGIISANGDREVGEKIAEAMDKVGKEGVITVEEAKGLEFELDVVEGMQFDRGYLSPYFITDPEKMTVELNDPYILIHEKKLSNLQAMLPILESAVQSGRPLLIIAEDIEGEALATLVVNKLRGGLKVAAVKAPGFGDRRKAMLEDIAILTGGEMISEDLGIKLENVTLNMLGTAKRVKIDKDNTVLVDGAGEKDAIDARTGAIRQQIENTTSDYDREKLQERLAKLAGGVAVIKVGGATEVEVKERKDRVDDALHATRAAVEEGIVPGGGTALLYAKSALDGMTGENDDQTRGIDIVRRALEAPVRQIAQNAGFDGAVVAGKLTDGNDPSMGFNAANDTYENLVSAGVVDPTKVVRTALQDAASVAGLLITTEATVAELPDDKNSGGGGGMPGGMGGMGGMDF; translated from the coding sequence ATGGCTGCCAAGGACGTCAAATTCTCGCGGGACGCCCGCGAACGCATCATGAAGGGTGTCGACATTCTCGCCGACGCCGTCAAAGTGACGCTCGGCCCCAAGGGCCGCAACGTCGTCATCGAGAAGAGCTTCGGCGCACCGCGCATCACCAAGGACGGCGTCAGCGTCGCCAAGGAAATCGAGCTCAAGGACAAGTTCGAGAACATGGGCGCGCAGATGCTGCGTGAAGTCGCCTCGAAGACCAACGACATCGCCGGTGACGGTACGACGACCGCGACCGTGCTCGCCCAGTCGATCGTCAAGGAAGGCATGAAGTCGGTGTCCGCCGGCATGAACCCGATGGACCTGAAGCGCGGCATCGATCTTGCCGTCACGAAGGTCGTCGCGGATCTCAAGGATCGCTCCAAGCCCGTCAGCGGCAACGAGGAAATCGCCCAGGTCGGCATCATCTCGGCCAACGGCGACCGCGAAGTCGGCGAGAAGATCGCCGAAGCGATGGACAAGGTCGGCAAGGAAGGCGTCATCACGGTCGAAGAGGCCAAGGGTCTCGAATTCGAACTCGACGTCGTCGAAGGCATGCAGTTCGACCGCGGCTACCTGTCGCCTTACTTCATCACCGATCCGGAAAAGATGACGGTCGAACTCAACGATCCGTACATCCTGATCCACGAGAAGAAGCTGTCGAACCTTCAGGCGATGCTCCCGATCCTCGAGAGCGCCGTCCAGTCGGGTCGTCCGCTGCTCATCATCGCGGAAGACATCGAAGGCGAAGCCCTCGCGACCCTCGTCGTGAACAAGCTGCGTGGCGGCCTCAAGGTCGCGGCGGTCAAGGCACCGGGCTTCGGCGATCGTCGCAAGGCGATGCTCGAGGACATCGCGATCCTGACGGGTGGCGAGATGATCAGTGAGGATCTCGGCATCAAGCTGGAGAACGTCACGCTCAACATGCTCGGCACCGCCAAGCGCGTGAAGATCGACAAGGACAACACCGTCCTCGTCGACGGCGCGGGCGAGAAGGACGCGATCGACGCGCGTACCGGCGCCATCCGCCAGCAGATCGAGAACACGACCAGCGACTATGACCGCGAGAAGCTCCAGGAGCGCCTCGCCAAACTTGCGGGCGGCGTTGCCGTCATCAAGGTCGGCGGCGCCACCGAAGTCGAGGTCAAGGAACGCAAGGACCGCGTCGACGATGCGCTGCACGCCACGCGCGCTGCGGTCGAGGAAGGCATCGTTCCGGGCGGCGGTACCGCGCTGCTCTACGCCAAGTCGGCGCTCGACGGCATGACCGGCGAGAACGACGACCAGACCCGCGGCATCGACATCGTTCGCCGCGCGCTGGAGGCGCCGGTTCGCCAGATCGCGCAGAATGCGGGCTTCGACGGCGCCGTCGTCGCGGGCAAGCTGACCGACGGCAACGACCCCTCGATGGGCTTCAACGCCGCCAACGACACCTACGAAAACCTCGTGAGTGCGGGCGTCGTCGATCCCACCAAGGTCGTGCGCACCGCGTTGCAGGACGCCGCTTCGGTCGCCGGCCTGCTGATCACCACGGAAGCCACCGTGGCCGAACTGCCGGATGACAAGAATTCCGGCGGCGGCGGCGGCATGCCGGGCGGCATGGGTGGCATGGGCGGCATGGACTTCTAG